A window of Cervus elaphus chromosome 23, mCerEla1.1, whole genome shotgun sequence genomic DNA:
AAGGGCAAGGACCAAGCCACTCACACCTGCCCAGGTGCCCTCCCTCCAGCTGTGCCAGCCCTTCAGCAGCACCGCGAGGGAACTAGGAAGGCAGAAGGTGGGCAGAGGACACTGGACCCACCCCAGGTCCCAGAGTACCCAGAACACGTGACATTACAGTGCCATGGGAGACCCTCTGTACCCTGAGCTGTGGCCCAAAGTCAGAGCTGAGCCAAACTTCTATGAACTTTAATACTTGATGTTTGAAATGCTAAGGAGATTTGAATAAATATCAACCCCCTTTCAAAGTTCAAAGTGTCAACTCCAGCACACAGTGATGGGAAGGAAAACCTTTCCGCTGAGAGATTAGCACTCCTTTCTGATGATATGTATGGAGGCCAAAGGTCAGAGTCCAGAGACaatttgagaaaataaaggaGCCAAGCAAAGGGAAACTTTCACCTTTCCATGTACTTACTGATGatggaaatatatattatttaagagCATGCATTATTTAAAAGCAGGTGGCAGAATCCCTTTTAAAGAGAAGAACCAGAAGGTAAGTTTATTTAGCAAAACACCCTGGCAGGTGCTCAGAGAATGACTGCTGTGGGAGAGATGCCACGTGATGTTGCTGTGGACAaatctttctctgtccttcagccACCAAATCTGTACAATGGGACTGAGATGAAATTGCAGTACATATTGTTCACCAGAATTAAGTGACTTAAAAGACATAAATTCTCAGGTATACATTTTTTAGTGGAAGTTCAACATAGGAAATGTaaaagccaactctttcacttccAGATAGCTACCTGAGGTAAACTCTTGCATGACTGCATTCAGAAATATGGACAATAATGTTTCTTGCTATAAGGGTTGCCCCAGCACAATGTTAGAAGACTTAGAAGTGCATTAACAGTAGAATGGGTCCATGACTCATGTTATAGAGGACAATCTTGCATAGTGGCAAACACAGTGAACTAGATCTAAATACACCACAGTGTAGAAAAATGTTCAAAACAGGTTGTTAAATGAAAGGAGTGAATGGAAGAATAGGTGTCATGTTGTATTATTTACATCAAGTTTTAAAACATGCAGATCAATACTACATACTGTATGTGGAAACCACATACCATGAAAAAGTACCAAAATAGCCATGGGAATCATAAACCAATTTCTCATAAATGGTTTCCtctgggccaggggcagggactggAATGAGTGTGGTTTACCCATGGGGCCTCACTATGTCTTCAGCAATTcatttctttgggggaaaaaaagaaagaacttgaaGCGAACATGGTGAAATATTGAGATCTAGCAAGTAGGATGCTTTTGTTCATGCTATACTTTACATGCATTGTGTAGTCTTTTctgtatacttaaaatattttgtaatagtgttttcaggaaggaagagagaatctATATAAAGGAAATTGCAGGAAATGTAGACTAAGACATACATACAAAGATGCTCTTCCAAGTATTATTATAATAAGCAAAAAATAGAAGTTATCTAAGTGGTCAGTAATAAGCCAGTGGTTAACTCAATTCTAGGGTGTCCATGTAACTGATTAAAGGGCCAAAGAAACTGtttttaagaagaaatatattaaataaactaaGTGAAAAAGACAGGATACAAAATGATGTGCAGTATTCTCTTAATTCCCTTTGTGTATGTGGGTATAAGGGTGTGCATGTTTGCATATGTGTGTTTCTGTAGGAAATGAGCCAATATATTAATTGTCTCTGTTTTGCAGTATTATAGATGGTgtccatttcttattttttcttttctgtattttagaaatttggtatgaggaacatgtaaaaattttaaataatgtatatattttaaaagtttatgtgTTTAGCCAGGCAGACATATTAAGTGATCCCAACACAgagacatgaaaatatgctcttCATATAACTGAACTGCAATATCAAAGCCAGATGGACATTAATGCCATTTAATCTAGCCTTTTGCTGCCTGACAGGACTCtatcaaggatatggtttttgttttaagatCTCCAAGACATCTGTTAGCTGGCCAGTATCTACAACTGTAGTCCAGACCTCAATCCAAGCTCTAGGCTCAGACATCCGACTACATTCCAGACAACACGGCTGGTATGTCCCATCAACCATGGAAATCACTGTCTCAAACTGAAGTCCTCGCCCCTCCCCCTAATTCCTCCTGCCCCTTCACTTCTTGCCTTAGCCCCTCCACGGAAGGAGCCTTACGTCCCGTCAGTTCTgcctctgctgtgtctcctggaccccttccctccccaccccccaccaagtgTCTTGTTGTGGGACTTCACCCCCTCTTGCCTGGGTCACTACAGCAGCCTGAAACGCCCCCTGCCTGAATTTGTGTCCGCCTTTAATTCAGTCTCCAGCCAACCACCACCATTCAATGTGCTTTCTGAAATGTAAAACCCAGTGCAAAAGGAAGGAAGAGTATCCCCGTCCATTTTAAGATCATACTgagtagggacttctctggtggtcctggGGTTAAGAATgcaccttccaaaaaaaaaaaaaagaatgcaccttccaatgcagagggcgtgggtttgatccctggtcggggagctaagatcccaatTCTTGTGGCCAAgaaatcaaaaacataaaacagaagcaatattgtaacaaattcaaaaaagaccttaaaagcggtccacatcaaaaatcttttttaaaaaaacaaagtgtaCTGAATAAAGACGAGCATCACACGTGCTGCCTTACTGAGAACCAAGGACAGTGCCTGATCCAAATGCAAGGTGTAAAACTGCAGCCCACAGCCCCCCTCCTCCAGGATCAGAGCCCTGGTAATGGAGTGAGTTGTGGTCCCCTTACTGAAACACTCAGCGCTCACAGAGTCACAGCGCACACATGAGGAAGGGGAAAATGAACATTAGCTTCCTCAGAaatgtttgcattttcatttctataaactTGAAAAGTACTCTCAGAATGTTTGTGAGTAGGAGATGGGAATGTATTTCTACTGCATCTATCTTCTTCTTTTATTAAGTTTCATCTTCCTCGGGAGAAAATAAACCCAGTATATGTGTGGGTTAAAATTAGCATAAACTGGAGCAAGAGGAAACTATTTTAATTCAAAAGCAAAACACACAGCATGTTTTACATTCCCCAAAGTATGCCAATGCCATTTTAACTTCAGAGTTAAGCTTTCCATGCAAACAAATTGTGAATGTATAtgaatatgcttttattttcatttactgcACTACCGTTTTCTCCTTCTCAACTCATTTGTGAATCTTTTGGACAGTATGAGAATAACCCACTTATGAAGTGAAAACATTCACTGAGATGATACACTGAAGAACATGCaaaaattttataatacatattttaagattttttaaaaaatactttaagttAAAATGAGTCTGCTCATAAACTAATCAAGATCGTTACTGATGAACTGGGATGGGGATTGTGGATCCAGGTCTGTGTATCTAAGgttcataattttcaaaaatgtgagttaaagggacttccctgatggtccagtggttgggaatccacatgccaatgcaggggtgaGGTTCGATCCATGGTTCAGAGGATCCCACATAcagcggagcaactaagcctatgcaccacaattGCTGAGCACATgtgcctagagcttgtgctccacaagagaagacaccacaatgagaaatccACATACAGCAGTAAAGAGTAGTCCCcgcttgctacaactagagaaagctggcatgcagcaaggaagacccagcacagccaggaaatatataaatttttttttttagaaaaaagataaattaagaggagggaggaagaaaacccGTGAGGAGGaccagggtggggggcgggaggcTTGCCACCTTCAGCCCCACCACGAGCGCCCAAGGTGCATCCATCTTGACCAACTCAGCAAGAAGATGGACTTTCCCTgtgtctaaagaaaaaaaaatgtccccgTGTCTGTAGAGATGATTTGCAGTTCAGCCCAGCTGAAGCTGACCGAATGAGACTATGGGCTGTGCCTCCGCCAAGCATGTTGCCACTGTTCAAAATGAAGAGGAAgcccagaaagggaagaactaccACAACGGAGATGTGTTTGGTGATGAGTATAGGATCAAACCGGTGGAAGAGgtcaaatacatgaaaaatgggGCAGAAGAGGAGCAGCAAATAGCAGCCAGGAACcaagaaaacttggaaaaaagtGCCAGTTCAAATGTAAGACTTAAAACCAATAAAGAGATTCCAGGATTAGTTCATCAACCCAGAGCAAACATGCACATCTCTGAAAGCCAACAAGAATTCTTCAGAATGCTGgatgaaaaaattgaaaacagtcgAGATTACTGTTCGGAAGAAGAAGATATCACACAGCACCAATCCTACCACTCAAACCGGGAGCTACTACTGTGTAAATAGGTTACACCCCAGTTGAAATCTTTGCAAAGGTTGGTTCTCCTCAGTGAACAGCACTATAACAAAAGAAGATCATTCCATATGGTATGCCCCATTAAATTACAGTGTTTCTTAATGAACTTGCAAAGGAAtattactaaaaacaaacaaaaactgttaTCTAACTTTCTTTGTTGCTGCTAGTTAAAACTTGTTGCAACTTTTCACTTCTTTCAGTGTCCAGGTCTGCAGCAAAATTCTGCAATTTCACCTTAAAGATACTGTTGGTTTTACAGATGCTCTCCAACCTATTTTCTAAAAGATGAGGTAGTGGTGAACTCAGATATCCAACTCCTGTTCTAGACTGGTTCTGCTTCTAAGACAAGCACCTCCttccccccctccctcctccctgcctcccccagcaGTCCAGAGCCTTGCTTCTCACTGGCATTGTAGCGCTTTGGAGATGGGATGGTTGCTATGGCAAGCCTAGTTTCTCTGCTAAGAAGAAGTAGAGACGCTATTATCAATTCAAAGCATGTAGTGACCTGACTCCTGGAAGTGACATAGGAGCGAGCAGCAGGTTTCA
This region includes:
- the LOC122681181 gene encoding uncharacterized protein C1orf21-like; protein product: MGCASAKHVATVQNEEEAQKGKNYHNGDVFGDEYRIKPVEEVKYMKNGAEEEQQIAARNQENLEKSASSNVRLKTNKEIPGLVHQPRANMHISESQQEFFRMLDEKIENSRDYCSEEEDITQHQSYHSNRELLLCK